The nucleotide sequence GCTAATACCGTCAAAACAATCAATACAGCCGGTGGCCAAATTAACCAAGGTTGTAACACTAAAATAGAGGCATTAGTGGCTAAAGATAATAAATTTCCCCAACTGGGATCGGGTTGCTGAATGCCTAACCCAATTAAACTTAAAACCGATTCAGCAATAATAAAACCCGGCACCGCTAACGTGGCAGAAATAATAATATAACTGGCCGTTTGCGGAAGCACATGACGGATAATAATATAAAAAGGTTTAGCCCCCATCGCTCGCGCGGCTTGTACAAACTCCTGTTCTTTGAGAGAAAGTACCTGACCTCGAATCACCCGAGCGAGTCCAGACCAACTAATAAAAGAGGTAATTAAAACAATTAATAAAAAGCGTTGAGCGCTCGATAAACTCGGGGGTAAAACAGCCGCTAAAGCCACTAATAAATAAATCCCCGGAATCGTCATTAGCACTTCAACAAAACGCATCAAAATCATATCAATCCAGCCGCCGAAATAGCCAGATATGCCACCAATAATCATACCTAACGGGAAAGAAATGATAATTCCCACTAAGCCAATAAATAAGCTAATTCTGCCGCCAAATAATAAGCGGCTAAATTCATCTCTGCCTTGTTCATCGGTTCCGAGTAAATTAATTTTGCCAGGACCTACTGCACCAAATAAATGTCGGTCCACTGTCAAACCTGGAAAAATATCCACTTCTTGAAACGAGGGGGGAAGAGGAAGACGAATTTGAAACAGTTGGTAAGGGGTTCCTTTGACGAACAAACGAATGGGAGAGGGTTGACTAAAGTCTTCTTTAATGGTACGTTCGCCGGTTTTGAGATCAGTAGGACTTTGGGTAGTGGGATAAACGTGGGGTCCTATCCATTTTCCCTGATCAGGGCCTTGTTGCAC is from Gloeothece verrucosa PCC 7822 and encodes:
- a CDS encoding ABC transporter permease is translated as MNWWQRLKHNSLARFGAILLILFYVIVIAADFVAPYSPYDGQDDGSLLPPTPIYWRVQQGPDQGKWIGPHVYPTTQSPTDLKTGERTIKEDFSQPSPIRLFVKGTPYQLFQIRLPLPPSFQEVDIFPGLTVDRHLFGAVGPGKINLLGTDEQGRDEFSRLLFGGRISLFIGLVGIIISFPLGMIIGGISGYFGGWIDMILMRFVEVLMTIPGIYLLVALAAVLPPSLSSAQRFLLIVLITSFISWSGLARVIRGQVLSLKEQEFVQAARAMGAKPFYIIIRHVLPQTASYIIISATLAVPGFIIAESVLSLIGLGIQQPDPSWGNLLSLATNASILVLQPWLIWPPAVLIVLTVLAFNLLGDGLRDALDPRSLEQR